The genomic DNA GTCCTTGAGCTCCACCAGTAAAATTAAAATATTCAATTAACACCCTAATAATTTCTCCAAAAGCTAATGTGATTATTGCTAAATAATCACCATATAAACGTAAAGCAGGAATACCAATTATAATTCCAATAATCCCAGCAATAAGTCCACCAATAATTAAAGCAAATATATATCCACTCATACCTGTCATAAATCCAGATTTTGCAAAAAGTGCAGCTGCATATGCTCCAACTGACATAAATCCCGCATGACCAATTGTAATTTGTCCTAAACACCCAACTGTTATATTTAAACTAACAGCTAAGATAATATTTATACATATAAAAATTAAAATAGTTGTCTGATATCTTGAAATAATTTTATTACCAATCAATGTTGTCAATAGAAAGTAAATTGCAATGACAAAAAACAATGTTAAAATGTAACTTAATTTTTTAGTATAATCCATTCTATTTCCCCCTATACTTTTTCTTTGATGTTTTTACCTAAAATTCCAGCAGGTCTTACTAAAAGAACAATTATTAAAATGGCAAAAACAAATGCATCTGCTAATTGAGAAGAAAGATAAGCTCTAGTCAAACTTTCAATTATCCCAAGAATAAACCCTCCTAAAATAGCTCCAGGCAATAGTCCTATTCCACCTAAGACAGCTGCTATAAAAGCTTTTATTCCAAGCATGGCTCCCATGAGAGGTTCTACTTGAGGATATGCAGATACATAAAATATAGAGGCAATTGCTGCAAGTCCACTACCTATTGCAAATGTTAATTGAATTGTATTGTTAACATTAATTCCAACCAACATAGCAGCACCATAGTCTTCACTTGTTGCTAACATTGCTTTACCATATTTTGTTTTTTTCATAAAATATTGCAAAGTAATAAATAAAGTAAGAGTGACAACTATAGTAATTATAGTACCAAAGTTAAGATTTAAAGAACCTATATGTAATGGTTCATGAGTGAAAACTTTTGGAAAAGCTCTTGTATTTGGCGAAAATAATTTCATAAATCCATTTTCTAATAATAAACTAACTCCTATTGCTGTTATTAAATTAGATATTCTAGGTGAATTTCTAAGCGGTCTATAAGCAACTCGTTCTGTAATCATTCCAATTAAAACACAAATAACTATTGATGGAACTACTGTTAACCAAATTGGTAAACCAAGATTTGTGAAAAATGGGATAGAAAATAAAGAAACATATGCTCCAACCATGATAATATCACCATGTGCAAAGTTAATTAATTGAGCTATTCCATAAACCATTGTATATCCTAAAGATACTAATGCATAAATACTTCCGATTTGTAAACCATTAATTATTTGTAATAAAAATTCCATTTTTTCCCCTTTCAGTTTTACTGACACAAGAAGTATTTCTTGTGTCACATAGACTATTGAATTACTGTATCATATTTATATTTTCCATTTACAATTTTTAATACCGTTACTGCTTTTATAGGATTATTTTTTTCATCAAATGTTAAATTTCCTGTAACACCATTAAAATTACTATTTTTTAGTGCTTCTATAATTTGATCTTTTTCAGTAGAACCAGCTTTTTCTATAGCATCTTTCATTAAGTAAGCAGCATCATAAGATAGTGCTGAAAATGCAGATGGATCTTCTCCATATTTTTTTCTATATGCTTTTAAAAAGTTTTGTACTTTTTCACTTTTATCATCTAAAGAATAATGATTTGTAAAATAGCTTCCTTCTATTGCTCCATAAGAAGAGCTATCTAATGCTTTTGCTACTCCGTCCCAACCATCAGGACCAATAAATTGAGATTTCATACCAAGCTCTCTTGCTTGTGTAGTTATTAAAGCAGCCTGTTCATAATAATCAGGAATTAATAAAACGTCAGGATTTGTTGCAGCTATTTTTGTAAGTTGAGGTCTAAAATCTTTATCTCCTTCTCCATAACCTTCTTTTGCTACAATATCAATACCTAATTTTTTAGCTTCTTCTATAAAAGTTTTGGCTACTCCATCTGAATAATCACTAGAGTTATTAACAATAACAGCAACTGTTTTAGCCTGTAATTTCTCTTTTGCAAGTTTTGCTAATATAACACCCTGATATGGATCTGTAAAACATACTCTAAATACGTTAGGACCTGCCTCTGTAATATTAAACTGTGTTCCTGTTGGAGTTATCATAGGCATATTATCATCTGCAGCAATTTCAGCTACTGCTAAAGTTGGTTTAGATGTAACATCTCCAACTAATGCTACAATATCATTATCAACTAATTTATTATAAGCAGTAACAGCTTCTGTAGAATCTCCTTTTTCATCTAGTAAAATAAAATCAACCTTTTTTCCTAAAATACCACCATTTTTATTAATCTCTTCAAAAGCTAGTTTTGAACCATTAGTAGCAGATACTCCATAAATAGCTACAGGTCCAGTAAGTGGTCCAAGTCCACCTATTTTAATCACATCGTTTTGAGCTCCAAATGAAAGAGTTGGCAATAGTAAACTCAACATTAAATTTAATTTTAAATTTTTCATATAAAATTCCCCCTTAATGAATTAGTACTAATTTTATGAATTTTTTTCCGTGTATAGTGTACTTTTAATTTAAGTATAAAAAAACAGCCCTGTCAGGCTGTCTATATATCTTAACTTTAAAATACACTAAATGATTAAAGATAAAATTTAACAAATCCTAACATAATTTTTGGCATATGAAATTTGACTCATAATTATTATTGATATGAGTATTATTATGCATATGACAAATATTATGACGTTATTTGTAAACATATCTTTCCTCCTTAAAATTATAAAATTATTTATTAGATGGAGTATAACTCTATTTTAATTAAAATGCAAGAAAAAATTATTTTTTCTTTACAGTATGATATTTTTTCACTAGAATACTGATTTTTTAGTACAGTTAATTAAATAAACTATTAATCTTTGTTTTTATTTTATCTACATCAACTAGATGCTGTTGAATAGATATAAGATTTCCCTTTTGATATTGTTTAGTCACTAGTAATTGCTTATTTTCATCGTATATATTCCAATTTCCTTCTTTTAATCCATTTACATATTTTCCATCATAAGCAATTGATCCATTATCATAATATCTTACAAACTCTCCAATAGGAATACCTTGTTCGTAACAAATTTTTTCTTTAATTTGACCATTTTCATAATAGGAAATTTGTTCTCCATTTGGTTTTCCATTAATATAATTTTCCAAAACCTCAGTTTGACCATTAGGATATTTACCTATTATTTTTCCAGAAAAAGGAGTGTCACTATTTACAGTATAAACAACTCCATTTCTAACTTGTTTTTTAGAAATATCAATTTCCTTTTCTCCACAACTAATTAAAGCAAAAATAGTAATTAATAAAAAAAATATTTTTTTCATTATTGCTTTATACCTCCTTACTAAAAAGTATTATTATATTTAGCTTAATTATAACCTTAAATAACAAATTTGCAAAATTAAATTTGCCCTAAGTTGTCATTTAGATGTTTTTTATGTATAATGTCTCTAGACTTAATTATAGGAGGCAAACAAATGAAATTTTACAAAACTACAGGGGTATGTGCTAGACAAATAGGAATTGAAATTGATGATAACAATATAATTCAAAAGGTTGAATTTTGTGGTGGGTGTGATGGAAATACTCAAGGACTAACTAATTTAATTATAGGTATGGATAAAAATGAGGTAATAAAAAGACTAGATGGAATCCAATGTGGAACAAGAGGAACATCTTGTCCAGATCAACTTGCTAATATTTTGAAAGGAATCTAAACTTATATAGTGAACTTTTAAGACGTAAAATCTTCATATTGTAGTCTTTTTGTATTGTAATTAGTGCTTAATTTATGTATAATAGAAGAGTAAAGATATTAGGAAAAAATGCAACATAAAGAACTAAAAAAGAAGGAGGCCATATGTATTTACATATGGAAGATGCTATGGATTTCAATATTGATGTAAATTATGTCATTGATACAGCAGTTGAGCTTATAAGTATACCTAGTCCAGTTGGATATACTTATGATGCAATTACAAGAGTTGGACAAGAACTATGTGCTTTGGGGATAACTAATTACAAAATAACAAAAAAAGGTGCTATTATAGGTTTTATTGAAGGTGAAAATAATAACTATAAGAAAATGATTTCTGCTCATGTAGATACACTAGGAGCTATGGTAAAAAAAATAAAATCCAACGGAAGACTACAACTTGTTAATCTTGGTGGAGTCAATTGGGGAAGTGTAGAAGGAGAAAATGTTACTATTCATACTCTAAATGGTGACGACATAGAAGGAACTATCATTCCAGTTAAAAGTTCTGTTCATATCTATGGCGACGAAGCAAGAGATATGGCAAGAAATGCTTCTACTATGGAAGTGAGATTAGATGAAGATGTGAAAACAAAAGAAAATACCGAAAATTTAGGAATAAGAGTAGGAGATTTTGTATCATTTGATCCTCGTACTGTTATAACTGAATCTGGTTATATTAAATCACGTTTCATTGATGATAAAATGTGTGTAGCTCAACTTTTAGGATATATTAAATATTTAAAAGATAATAATATGAAACCTAAAAATGGATTATATATTTATATATCAAATTATGAAGAAATAGGACATGGAATTTCTATTGTTCCTGATGATCTAGATGAATTTATAGCTTTAGATATTGGTCTTGTAGGTGAAGATGCATTAGGTGATGAAAAAAAAGTTAGTATTGCCGCTAAAGATAATAAAACACCTTATGACATTACTGTTAGAATGGGACTTGTAGAAGCAGCTGAAATGAATGATATCAAATATACTATTGACGTGTATAATAGATATGGTTCAGATTCTAGTGCAACTTTACTACAAGCTTTTGATTTTAAAAGTGCATGTATAGGACCTAGTGTTGAATCTTCTCATCACTATGAAAGAACACATATAGACGGGGTTATAGAAACTATTAAATTATTAATTGCATATTTATAATTAAATCATTAATAATAAATATATAAATTTAAGTAGATGTGTAACCACTTTTCAGTGTTTACACATCTTTTAATGTTATGTACCTTTAAAGTATATTTTAACTTTGTAAGTGATGACTTAATATGTTATAATGTTAAGAAAAGAATGGAGTCGTAAAACACATGCAAAATGAATTCTGGAGAGAATGGTTTAAGTTTGTAGCAATGCTGATTGGTATCCTTATAATATGGATTACTATTATTTTCATTGGTGATAAATTTTTCAATAAATCTTTTGAAGATTTAAAGTATATTTATTACTTCATTTTCTTTGCTATGGTAATAAAAGCAAAAAATATATTTTTAAAGAGAATAAAAGCAGATAAGGAAGAAAATAAAAAATAATTATACGAAGGAGAGAAGGGATTATGTTGAGAAAAGAAGAATTTTATAAAAACCAAATGATCAATGGACTTATATACATCAGTGGAGAAGAGGATCCTTTCTCTGGAGTACTTGTTTATAGATACCCTAATGGAGATGTAAAAGAAACAGAAACTTATGTTGATGGTCTCAAAGAAGGAGTAAATGAAAAGTTTTATGAAAATGGTCAATTAAAAGAAACTGCTGAATTTGTTGGTGGAAGACTATGTGGAGATTGCGTTCAATTTTATGAAACAGGTACACCTAAAGAATCTATGGTATTTAAAGATGATAGATTAAATGGAGAATGGGTAAAATACTACGAAGATGGAGCTGTGAAAACAAGAGGTTACTTCTTTGAAGGAAAATTAAATGGTAAAAAAATCAATTATTATCCAAATGGAAATATAATGGAAATTATCTCATTTAAAGATAATATGTTACATGGAGAATATATTTCATACTATGAAAATGGAAAAGTAAAATTTAATGAATACTTCAAAAATGGACTTTTAGAAGGGGAAGTAGTTTATTACTATGAAAATGGAGAAGTAAAAATTAGAGAAGAATACAAAAAACAAACTAAAAATGGAAAGTTTGTAAGATATTATGAAAATGGAATAGTAAATGCCATAGGTAACTTTAAAGAAGGTAAAATGAATGGTGACTGGAGTATGTTTTATGAAAATGGAAAACTTTTGGGAACAGTTTCATTTGAAAATGGAAAAGTAAAAAAAGATGATTAATAATAAAATATATTGAGGATGGCATTGTCATCCTTTTGTTATTTGATTAGGAGGATAGATGAAAAAAGTACTATTTTTAGTAACAGCGTTGCTACTAGTAAGCTGTTCATCAAAAGATGTAAAAAAAGAACGAGAAGATATACTTATAAATAAAGAAAGAGTAACATCTGAAATTTTAAAACAAAATAGTGTATTAACTCTTGATGATGCAATTAATATAAGTGTAAATCGTAATTTAGATATAAAAACTAAAGAAATAGAATATGAAATAGCAAAATTAGATAAAAGAATAGCATTTGGAAATTTTTTACCAAAAATATCATTAAGTTATTCTAGAACAATGTTAGATGATAATTTAAAAGCAAAAGCTCTAGATACAGGACTTGAAAAATTAAGACCAATGGTTCCTTTTCTCCCTGCAACATTAGAAGCAAGAGTATTAGATAAAGATTTTTCAATTTTAACTGTAAATGCACAATTGCCAATATTTGTTCCCTCAACATGGTTTCTATATGATGCTAGAGTAAAGGGAGAAAATATATCATTACTGACTAAGGATCTAACTGTAAAAATGATAAAGCTACAAACAATAGGTAAATATTACTACATTCTTGCTTTACAATCTGAAAGAGAATATTTACAAAAAGAGCTTGAAGCTACAGAACAATTAAAACATAATGCAAGTTTGGCATTTAAAACAGGAAGTATATTAGAATGGGAATACAAAAGAGTTGAAGTTCTAAATGATACTAAAAAACATGCTTTAACTCAAAATGAACGAGATTTAAAGGTTGCAAAAATATCTCTTTTAAATACTTTAGACCTTTATCCATTTGCAGATATAACTTTAGAAAAACCAAATGTGCAAGAAGATGATGATAATCTTACTCTAGATACAGCTATTTATGAAGCTTTAAAAAATAGTGATCTCATAAGTATACGTGAACAAGCAGAAGGTGTTGGAAAAGATATTACTAAAATTGCAATATCTCAATTTTTACCAAAAATAGTTTTAACTGGTGGATATGTAAATACTGATGCTAAAGTTTTAGTAAATGACAATTTTTTCATGGGCACTTTAGGTGGTTTGTTTAGTATTTTCAATGGATTTCAAAATATAAATGAGTATAAAAAGGCTAAACAACAACAGAAAATATTCTACATAAAAAAAGAACAAGAAATAACTAAAGTAATTTTAGAAACAGTAAATGCCTATAATCAATATTCATCTGCAAAAGAAGAAATGAATATTGCAAATAATAACTTTAAAGCTATGGAAGGTATGCTACATCAAAAGAAACTAGAAAAAGATACTGGATATATTGATGATTGGGAGTATATTCAAGCATTAGCTGATTTTGAAAATGCGTTAAGTTTAAAAGAAAAAGCAACATTTAAATATAGAGTATCAAAAGCAACTTTAGATATGCTTATGGAAAAATCAATATTTGTTAAAGGAGATAATAAAGATGAGATTAAATAAAATGAAGTATGGAATTTTAATCCTATTGAGCTTAGCTTTACTAGGATGTGAAAAGAAACAATCTACTGAGAAAATAATCAGACCTGTTATGGTGTTAGATTTATCAAATCAAAAGAAAACATATGATATTGAATTCCCTGGGTTAATTGTTGCCAATAATGATACAATACTTGGATTTAAAGTTCCTGGAAGTATTTCAAAAATAAATGTTTTAGCTGGAGATAAAGTAAAAAAAGGTGACATTATAGCGACTTTAGATATTAGTGATTATACTATTAATTTAGAAGCTAATAGTCAAAAATATGATGCTGCTAAAGCTGCATATACTAATATGGTTCAACAGTATAAAAGAGCTGTAGTTTTACATGATGGAAAAGCTATGTCAGATAAAAACTTTGATATAATCACAGCACAATATAAAGCTGCTGCTGCACAATATAAAGCTGCTGAACAAGCTGTTAAAAATGCAAATAACAAACTAGATGATACAAAGTTAAAAGCACCATTTGATGGTTATATTGGAAAAAGAATATTAGACGAAGGAACTGTAGTTGGACCTGGTACTCCTGTTGTTTCAATTGTATCAGAAGGTAAGTTAAGAGTAGATATAAATGTTGCTGCTAAAGATCTTGATATTATTAAAAATGCAAATTCATATACTTTTGCTAGAGAAGGAAAACAATATAAATTAAAATTAATAACAATTGGAAAAAATACAGATTTATTAAAATTAACTTATCCTGTTACTTTTGAATTTGCAGAGGGAAATGTAGATGATTTAATAATTGGAAGTAGTGGAAATGTCAAAGTTAATGTGACAAATAATGAATATGGAGATATCACTGTTCCCCTAACTGCGTTATTTGATAAAAATGGAAGTTGTGTATATTTATATAAAGATGGAACAGCTGTTCCTCAAAAAGTGGAACTTGGAAATTTAAAATCTGAAGGACAAATTACTATTGTTAAAGGGCTAAATCGTGATGATAAAGTTATCATCGCTGGAGTGCATACTATTTCAGAAGGAGAAAAAGTAAAAATTTTACAAAAACCAAGTCCTACCAATGTCGGTGGAGTATTATAGGAGGGTGAAATGAGCATAATTGATTATTCTATTAAAAATCGTGTTGTAACTCTCTTTTTTACTGCAATGATTGTAATTGGAGGAATATTTGCATACTTTAAAGTTGGTAAACTTGAAGATCCTGAATTTAAAGTAAAGGAAGCTATTGTATTAACCGTATATCCA from Fusobacterium hominis includes the following:
- a CDS encoding branched-chain amino acid ABC transporter permease, which gives rise to MEFLLQIINGLQIGSIYALVSLGYTMVYGIAQLINFAHGDIIMVGAYVSLFSIPFFTNLGLPIWLTVVPSIVICVLIGMITERVAYRPLRNSPRISNLITAIGVSLLLENGFMKLFSPNTRAFPKVFTHEPLHIGSLNLNFGTIITIVVTLTLFITLQYFMKKTKYGKAMLATSEDYGAAMLVGINVNNTIQLTFAIGSGLAAIASIFYVSAYPQVEPLMGAMLGIKAFIAAVLGGIGLLPGAILGGFILGIIESLTRAYLSSQLADAFVFAILIIVLLVRPAGILGKNIKEKV
- a CDS encoding ABC transporter substrate-binding protein, whose product is MLSLLLPTLSFGAQNDVIKIGGLGPLTGPVAIYGVSATNGSKLAFEEINKNGGILGKKVDFILLDEKGDSTEAVTAYNKLVDNDIVALVGDVTSKPTLAVAEIAADDNMPMITPTGTQFNITEAGPNVFRVCFTDPYQGVILAKLAKEKLQAKTVAVIVNNSSDYSDGVAKTFIEEAKKLGIDIVAKEGYGEGDKDFRPQLTKIAATNPDVLLIPDYYEQAALITTQARELGMKSQFIGPDGWDGVAKALDSSSYGAIEGSYFTNHYSLDDKSEKVQNFLKAYRKKYGEDPSAFSALSYDAAYLMKDAIEKAGSTEKDQIIEALKNSNFNGVTGNLTFDEKNNPIKAVTVLKIVNGKYKYDTVIQ
- a CDS encoding toxin-antitoxin system YwqK family antitoxin encodes the protein MKKIFFLLITIFALISCGEKEIDISKKQVRNGVVYTVNSDTPFSGKIIGKYPNGQTEVLENYINGKPNGEQISYYENGQIKEKICYEQGIPIGEFVRYYDNGSIAYDGKYVNGLKEGNWNIYDENKQLLVTKQYQKGNLISIQQHLVDVDKIKTKINSLFN
- a CDS encoding TIGR03905 family TSCPD domain-containing protein; the protein is MKFYKTTGVCARQIGIEIDDNNIIQKVEFCGGCDGNTQGLTNLIIGMDKNEVIKRLDGIQCGTRGTSCPDQLANILKGI
- a CDS encoding M42 family metallopeptidase — translated: MYLHMEDAMDFNIDVNYVIDTAVELISIPSPVGYTYDAITRVGQELCALGITNYKITKKGAIIGFIEGENNNYKKMISAHVDTLGAMVKKIKSNGRLQLVNLGGVNWGSVEGENVTIHTLNGDDIEGTIIPVKSSVHIYGDEARDMARNASTMEVRLDEDVKTKENTENLGIRVGDFVSFDPRTVITESGYIKSRFIDDKMCVAQLLGYIKYLKDNNMKPKNGLYIYISNYEEIGHGISIVPDDLDEFIALDIGLVGEDALGDEKKVSIAAKDNKTPYDITVRMGLVEAAEMNDIKYTIDVYNRYGSDSSATLLQAFDFKSACIGPSVESSHHYERTHIDGVIETIKLLIAYL
- a CDS encoding toxin-antitoxin system YwqK family antitoxin — its product is MLRKEEFYKNQMINGLIYISGEEDPFSGVLVYRYPNGDVKETETYVDGLKEGVNEKFYENGQLKETAEFVGGRLCGDCVQFYETGTPKESMVFKDDRLNGEWVKYYEDGAVKTRGYFFEGKLNGKKINYYPNGNIMEIISFKDNMLHGEYISYYENGKVKFNEYFKNGLLEGEVVYYYENGEVKIREEYKKQTKNGKFVRYYENGIVNAIGNFKEGKMNGDWSMFYENGKLLGTVSFENGKVKKDD
- a CDS encoding TolC family protein; amino-acid sequence: MKKVLFLVTALLLVSCSSKDVKKEREDILINKERVTSEILKQNSVLTLDDAINISVNRNLDIKTKEIEYEIAKLDKRIAFGNFLPKISLSYSRTMLDDNLKAKALDTGLEKLRPMVPFLPATLEARVLDKDFSILTVNAQLPIFVPSTWFLYDARVKGENISLLTKDLTVKMIKLQTIGKYYYILALQSEREYLQKELEATEQLKHNASLAFKTGSILEWEYKRVEVLNDTKKHALTQNERDLKVAKISLLNTLDLYPFADITLEKPNVQEDDDNLTLDTAIYEALKNSDLISIREQAEGVGKDITKIAISQFLPKIVLTGGYVNTDAKVLVNDNFFMGTLGGLFSIFNGFQNINEYKKAKQQQKIFYIKKEQEITKVILETVNAYNQYSSAKEEMNIANNNFKAMEGMLHQKKLEKDTGYIDDWEYIQALADFENALSLKEKATFKYRVSKATLDMLMEKSIFVKGDNKDEIK
- a CDS encoding efflux RND transporter periplasmic adaptor subunit, whose protein sequence is MRLNKMKYGILILLSLALLGCEKKQSTEKIIRPVMVLDLSNQKKTYDIEFPGLIVANNDTILGFKVPGSISKINVLAGDKVKKGDIIATLDISDYTINLEANSQKYDAAKAAYTNMVQQYKRAVVLHDGKAMSDKNFDIITAQYKAAAAQYKAAEQAVKNANNKLDDTKLKAPFDGYIGKRILDEGTVVGPGTPVVSIVSEGKLRVDINVAAKDLDIIKNANSYTFAREGKQYKLKLITIGKNTDLLKLTYPVTFEFAEGNVDDLIIGSSGNVKVNVTNNEYGDITVPLTALFDKNGSCVYLYKDGTAVPQKVELGNLKSEGQITIVKGLNRDDKVIIAGVHTISEGEKVKILQKPSPTNVGGVL